A window of Mytilus edulis chromosome 10, xbMytEdul2.2, whole genome shotgun sequence contains these coding sequences:
- the LOC139492682 gene encoding uncharacterized protein: MDTFESAIKLVTSKSFMASIDLRHAYYSVPIAEEHQKFLRFYWNGKLFQYTCLPNGISSAPRIFTKLLKPVYSSLRVLGHVNVGYIDDSLLLGETIEECNKNMKGDLEWWVANVSTELRHISHGSPQIVIQTDASLLGWGGILSDNEIGVCLFVSSFQFIEPVHFQNQRGRCKRSSNSSILADTNLVSETNAVVNRQSNRSSKEQEDFESSSRSTICSSFTQENETNCMSSVRSSFRERGFSKETTHILMSSWKSSTKKQYQVYIRKWFKYCNKKQINCFQISVGTVLEFFTTLFKEGNLGYSSLNLARGALSSLGLTIDSIPVGRHAMVIRYMKGIFNLRQPRPRYESTWDVSKVLQFLRSLSPVKYLKLKDLTLKLTMLIALTNAARAQSIHFMNVNHVHKVKGEFIFVLNELVKQSRPGYKEPTVNIKAYPPDRRLCVYTVYKEYVFRTKLFRGKHEPLLLSYVKPHQPVSRDTISRWIKVVIAKANIDTTIFKAHSVRSASVSKAKMNAVPISRILQKAGWSDAKTFAKFYNKKIEKDENSFSFNVLKN; the protein is encoded by the exons ATGGACACTTTTGAAAGTGCCATTAAACTTGTAACTAGCAAATCATTTATGGCTTCTATTGATTTGAGACATGCTTATTATAGTGTCCCAATTGCAGAGGAACATCAAAAGTTTTTACGGTTTTATTGGAACGGAAAACTTTTTCAATACACATGCTTACCTAATGGGATTTCCTCCGCACCTAgaatatttactaaattattaAAACCTGTTTACTCTAGTCTTAGAGTTTTAGGTCATGTGAATGTTGGTTACATAGACGATAGTCTTTTATTAGGAGAGACTATAGAAGAatgtaataaaaat ATGAAAGGAGATTTAGAATGGTGGGTTGCTAATGTGTCTACTGAATTAAGACATATAAGCCATGGTAGTCCACAAATTGTGATTCAAACAGATGCCTCATTATTAGGATGGGGTGGCATATTAAGTGATAATGAAATTGGAG TTTGTCTATTTGTTTCCTCCTTTCAGTTTATTGAGCCGGTGCATTTTCAAAATCAGAGAGGACGGTGCAAGAGGAGTAGTAATAGCTCCATTTTGGCAGACACAAACTTGGTTTCCGAGACTAATGCAGTTGTTAACAGACAATCCAATCGTTCTTCCAAAGAACAAGAAGATTTTGAATCTTCCTCACGATCCACAATCTGTTCATCCTTTACACAAGAAAATGAAACTAATTGCATGTCTAGTGTCAGGAGTAGCTTCAGAGAACGAGGATTTTCTAAAGAAACAACCCACATACTCATGTCGTCTTGGAAATCAAGTACAAAGAAACAGTACCAAGTGTATATCAGGAAATGGTTCAAATAttgtaacaaaaaacaaattaattgcTTTCAAATTTCTGTAGGAACAGTGCTTGAATTTTTTACAACTTTATTTAAGGAAGGTAATTTAGGCTATAGTAGTTTAAATCTAGCTCGAGGAGCTCTTTCGTCTTTAGGACTTACTATTGACAGTATTCCAGTTGGACGTCATGCAATGGTGATAAGATACATGAAAGGAATTTTTAATCTTCGTCAACCCAGACCTAGATATGAATCTACATGGGACGTTAGTAAAGTACTACAATTTTTGCGTAGCCTATCACcagtgaaatatttaaaattgaaagatttaaCATTAAAACTTACGATGTTAATAGCTTTGACAAATGCAGCTCGAGCTCAATCGATTCATTTCATGAATGTTAATCATGTACATAAAGTGAAGggagaatttatttttgttttgaatgaacTTGTTAAACAAAGCCGACCTGGTTATAAGGAGCCAACTGTAAATATAAAGGCTTACCCTCCAGATAGGAGACTTTGTGTATATACTGTGTATAAAGAATATGTATTTCGTACCAAATTGTTTAGAGGGAAACATGAACCGTTACTTTTAAGTTATGTGAAACCACATCAGCCGGTTTCAAGAGATACAATTTCTAGATGGATAAAAGTAGTAATTGCAAAAGCTAATATTGACACAACAATTTTCAAAGCTCACAGTGTTAGATCTGCATCAGTTTCTAAAGCAAAGATGAATGCAGTGCCTATTTCTCGTATCTTACAAAAAGCAGGATGGTCAGATGCAAAaacatttgcaaaattttataataaaaagattgaaaaagatgaaaattcTTTCAGCTTTAATGTGTTGAAGAATTAA
- the LOC139490786 gene encoding uncharacterized protein has translation MAEKMIEKGSASKRKSSLEDISNTDEDELLSEKINSVSSAAGKRKHESTKSKASASGGANTSSVKGKKPAKVNSNETQNPGPSTSAKLDNHDAIMSMLVSIQEGQKRQSDDIRSLKDRVQDIEEYDEGNNYDDNYDEGEENPHDDGENVDNESEPPAKKQNKDDNRFSSMSKRCKVQELCDVKIDEVLANNVNELFRNGMNKEQYSELTKDENNARPENCEGLSIVRINQLMWNVISPGAQSADKKLQFLERTIVKAATILTKTVNKMAIDENNNANGNSGSGEYIDKCNDVLALLGHANRQLNMTRRDFLKPEMMAEYVPLCSHSVPYTNNLFGDDVSKVAKDIEDCSKVGNKLKFGSGRGRGGGFFRGGRGGHRGTFSRGGYRGGRGGFRGGRGRGSGPIPKNSQRGGNPQKY, from the coding sequence ATGGCGGAGAAAATGATCGAAAAGGGGTCCGCCTCAAAAAGAAAGTCTTCACTTGAAGACATCAGTAATACGGACGAAGATGAGCTTCTGTCCGAGAAGATAAATTCCGTTTCCAGCGCGGCTGGTAAAAGGAAACATGAGTCGACAAAGTCGAAAGCTTCCGCGAGTGGCGGAGCAAACACTTCAAGTGTAAAGGGTAAGAAACCAGCGAAGGTTAATAGTAATGAAACTCAAAACCCTGGCCCTTCTACCTCTGCAAAACTAGACAATCATGATGCAATCATGTCAATGTTAGTCTCAATCCAAGAAGGTCAGAAAAGACAATCTGACGATATAAGGTCTTTAAAAGACCGGGTACAAGACATTGAAGAATATGACGAGGGTAATAATTATGATGATAATTATGATGAAGGTGAAGAAAACCCCCATGATGATGGGGAAAATGTAGACAATGAAAGTGAACCACCTGCTAAGAAGCAGAACAAAGATGATAATAGGTTTTCATCTATGTCTAAGAGATGTAAGGTTCAAGAACTTTGTGATGTCAAAATTGATGAGGTCTTGGCAAATAATGTCAATGAGTTGTTCAGGAATGGTATGAATAAGGAACAATACTCTGAGTTAACTAAAGATGAAAATAATGCAAGACCTGAAAATTGTGAAGGTTTATCTATTGTAAGAATAAACCAACTCATGTGGAATGTAATTTCACCAGGAGCACAATCTGCtgataaaaaattacaatttcttGAAAGAACTATTGTAAAAGCAGCAACAATTCTAACAAAAACTGTCAACAAAATGGCTATTGACGAAAACAACAATGCCAATGGTAACTCTGGTAGTGGAGAATACATTGACAAATGTAATGATGTATTGGCTTTGTTGGGCCATGCAAACCGCCAATTGAATATGACTAGAAGGGATTTTTTAAAGCCCGAAATGATGGCAGAATATGTGCCTCTCTGCTCACACTCTGTTCCTTACACAAACAACCTTTTTGGAGATGATGTCTCTAAAGTTGCAAAGGACATTGAAGATTGTTCCAAAGTTGGAAACAAGTTGAAGTTTGGTAGTGGCAGAGGTAGAGGCGGAGGCTTCTTCAGAGGTGGTAGAGGAGGCCACAGAGGTACTTTTAGCAGAGGTGGCTACCGTGGAGGAAGAGGTGGCTTCCGAGGAGGAAGAGGTCGAGGTTCCGGCCCTATTCCAAAAAACTCCCAGAGAGGAGGAAATCCACAGAAGTATTAG